The Salvia miltiorrhiza cultivar Shanhuang (shh) chromosome 1, IMPLAD_Smil_shh, whole genome shotgun sequence genome has a window encoding:
- the LOC131020571 gene encoding uncharacterized protein LOC131020571 codes for MRDITSCLSEYAVQISETSCSSNSCISPNLIPSVQNAVTCLYKTTLSNQKQIPVTLTWHRNSLSQGLTISFGDDHSAAVKLTTNSRLFRKLKGSKTLDFHSTTIEISYDLSAARYEAGPEPVDGYYVFIAVDSELGPILGDINMAPPRLKSSPRIAKFSLVSRQEHFSGNTLYSTKARFHDGGAAHDVVIQCGGESEGLKHPVLSVCIDKKTVIRVKRLQWNFRGNQTIFLDGLLVDLMWDVYDWFCSPGSGSGPGYAVFMFRTRSGMDSRLWLEEKMMRKDQDNLDFSFIIYACKNLV; via the coding sequence ATGAGAGACATAACATCGTGTTTGAGCGAATACGCGGTACAGATTTCGGAGACGTCGTGTTCGAGCAATTCCTGCATTTCTCCCAACCTAATCCCTTCGGTCCAAAACGCGGTGACGTGTCTCTACAAAACCACGCTCTCAAATCAGAAGCAGATTCCGGTGACGCTGACGTGGCACCGCAACAGCCTCTCCCAGGGTCTCACCATCTCCTTCGGCGACGACCACTCCGCCGCCGTCAAGCTCACCACCAATTCCCGCCTCTTCCGCAAGCTCAAGGGCTCCAAGACCCTCGACTTCCACAGCACCACCATCGAGATCTCCTACGATCTCTCCGCCGCCCGCTACGAGGCCGGCCCGGAGCCCGTCGACGGCTACTACGTCTTCATCGCCGTCGATTCCGAGCTCGGCCCCATCCTCGGCGACATCAACATGGCGCCGCCTCGCCTCAAATCCTCCCCGCGGATCGCCAAATTCTCGCTCGTCTCGCGCCAGGAGCACTTCTCCGGCAACACGCTCTACTCCACCAAGGCCCGCTTCCACGACGGCGGCGCGGCGCACGACGTGGTGATCCAGTGCGGCGGCGAGAGCGAGGGCTTGAAGCACCCCGTGCTGTCGGTTTGCATTGATAAGAAGACGGTGATACGGGTGAAGAGGCTGCAGTGGAATTTCAGAGGGAATCAGACGATTTTCCTCGACGGATTGCTGGTGGATTTGATGTGGGATGTTTATGACTGGTTTTGCAGCCCGGGCTCGGGCTCCGGCCCGGGATATGCGGTGTTTATGTTCAGGACTAGAAGCGGGATGGATAGCAGATTGTGGTTGGAGGAGAAGATGATGCGCAAGGATCAGGATAACCTCGATTTCTCATTCATCATCTACGCCTGTAAGAATCTAGTATga